From Pseudarthrobacter equi, a single genomic window includes:
- the glmS gene encoding glutamine--fructose-6-phosphate transaminase (isomerizing) produces MCGIVGYVGRSVDGAVNGHSALDVVLEGLRRLEYRGYDSAGVAVVSDGVIESRKKSGKLSNLLAELEERPLPETLTGIGHTRWATHGGPTDRNAHPHLADGGKLAVIHNGIIENFAELKLELVEKGVTFLSETDTEVAAALLADIFRNQLGGDVSNGGLTKAMELACQRLEGAFTLLAVHADQPDVVVAARRNSPLVVGLGEGENFLGSDVSGFIDYTRRAVELGQDQIVTITADSVEITDFFGNPAEGKEYHVDWDPASAKKGGFSSFMEKEIHDQPDAVAQTLLGRSDLEGKLTLSELRIDPELLKQVNKIVVLACGTAAYAGTVAKYAIENWCRIPTEVELAHEFRYRDPILDENTLVVSISQSGETMDTLMAVRYAREQGAKTISICNTNGSTIPRESDAVLYTHAGPEIAVASTKAFLAQITAAYLLGLYLAQLRGNIFSGQIKDVLADLAKIPDKIQTILDNAGPLRELARSMADEKSVLFLGRHVGYPVALEGALKLKEIAYIHAEGFAAGELKHGPIALIDEGQPVFVVVPSPRGRDSLHAKVVSNIQEIRARGARTLVIAEEGDEAVKAYAEHVFYVPETPTLLMPLLTTVPLQIFAAELAAAKGYDVDQPRNLAKSVTVE; encoded by the coding sequence ATGTGTGGAATCGTGGGTTATGTAGGCCGTTCTGTTGACGGCGCTGTTAATGGTCACAGTGCTTTGGACGTTGTCCTTGAGGGGCTTCGCCGGCTGGAGTACCGCGGTTATGACTCGGCGGGCGTTGCTGTGGTCTCGGATGGTGTGATCGAGTCGCGGAAGAAGTCCGGGAAGCTGAGCAACCTGCTGGCTGAGCTGGAGGAGCGTCCCCTGCCGGAGACCCTGACCGGCATCGGCCACACGCGCTGGGCCACCCATGGCGGCCCCACGGACCGTAACGCGCACCCGCACCTGGCTGATGGCGGGAAGCTGGCCGTGATCCACAACGGCATCATCGAAAACTTTGCCGAGCTCAAGCTCGAGCTGGTGGAGAAGGGTGTGACCTTCCTGTCCGAGACGGACACCGAGGTTGCTGCCGCGCTGCTGGCGGACATTTTCCGGAACCAGTTGGGCGGGGACGTCTCCAACGGAGGCCTGACCAAGGCCATGGAACTGGCCTGCCAGCGCCTCGAGGGCGCCTTCACGCTGCTGGCTGTCCACGCGGACCAGCCCGACGTGGTGGTTGCTGCCCGCCGTAACTCACCGCTGGTGGTGGGCCTGGGTGAGGGGGAGAACTTCCTGGGCTCGGACGTGTCCGGGTTCATCGATTACACCCGCCGCGCGGTGGAGCTGGGCCAGGACCAGATTGTCACCATCACCGCCGACTCGGTGGAAATCACTGACTTCTTCGGCAACCCGGCCGAGGGCAAGGAATACCACGTTGACTGGGACCCGGCCTCGGCGAAGAAGGGCGGCTTCTCCTCGTTCATGGAGAAGGAAATCCATGACCAGCCCGACGCCGTGGCGCAGACCCTGCTGGGCCGCTCGGACCTGGAGGGCAAGCTGACCCTGAGCGAGCTGCGGATCGACCCCGAGCTGCTCAAGCAGGTCAACAAGATCGTGGTGCTGGCCTGCGGCACCGCCGCGTACGCCGGCACGGTGGCCAAGTACGCCATTGAGAACTGGTGCCGGATCCCCACCGAGGTGGAGCTGGCGCACGAGTTCCGGTACCGGGACCCGATCCTGGACGAGAACACCCTGGTGGTGTCCATCTCCCAGTCCGGCGAGACCATGGACACCCTGATGGCTGTCCGGTACGCCCGCGAGCAGGGTGCGAAGACCATCTCGATCTGTAACACCAACGGGTCCACCATCCCGCGTGAATCCGATGCTGTGCTGTACACGCACGCCGGCCCGGAGATCGCCGTGGCGTCCACGAAGGCGTTCCTGGCCCAGATCACGGCCGCGTACCTGCTCGGCCTGTACCTGGCGCAGCTGCGCGGGAACATCTTCTCCGGCCAGATCAAGGACGTCCTCGCGGACCTGGCCAAGATCCCGGACAAGATCCAGACCATCCTGGACAACGCCGGCCCCCTGCGGGAACTGGCCCGGTCCATGGCGGACGAGAAGTCGGTGCTGTTCCTGGGCCGGCACGTGGGCTACCCGGTGGCCCTGGAAGGTGCGCTGAAGCTCAAGGAAATCGCGTACATCCACGCCGAAGGTTTCGCAGCCGGCGAGCTCAAGCACGGCCCGATCGCCCTGATCGACGAGGGCCAGCCGGTGTTCGTGGTGGTCCCGTCCCCGCGCGGCCGCGATTCGCTGCATGCCAAAGTGGTCTCCAACATCCAGGAAATCCGCGCCCGCGGCGCCCGGACCCTGGTGATCGCCGAGGAAGGCGATGAAGCCGTGAAGGCCTACGCCGAGCACGTCTTCTACGTCCCGGAAACGCCCACGCTGCTGATGCCGCTGCTGACCACCGTGCCGCTGCAGATCTTCGCCGCGGAACTCGCCGCAGCAAAGGGCTACGACGTGGACCAGCCGCGCAACCTCGCCAAGAGCGTCACCGTAGAGTAG
- the coaA gene encoding type I pantothenate kinase → MRGVRGRISNVTLQRNEANGEGASPFVELDRQTWSRLAAQMEQPLNEEDIVRLRGLGDPLDMKEIREVYLPLSRLLHLYVEAAGQLHAATTTFLGEQTQRTPFVIGVAGSVAVGKSTIARVLREMLRRWPGTPNVELITTDGFLYPLAELKRRQLLDRKGFPESYDRRALLRFVSEIKGGAEEVHAPWYSHVTYDIVPEKEVVVRRPDVLIVEGLNVLAPARPRHDGRQGLALSDFFDFSIYVDAKTSYIEEWYVDRFRKLRTTAFAQPESYFHRYASLSDDEAESTARDIWKRINEPNLEENVLPTRGRAQLVLTKDSDHTIRRMLLRKV, encoded by the coding sequence ATGCGCGGAGTGCGGGGCAGAATCTCTAACGTGACTTTGCAACGCAACGAGGCGAACGGGGAGGGTGCCTCCCCGTTCGTGGAACTGGACCGGCAGACCTGGTCCAGGCTGGCAGCACAGATGGAGCAACCCCTTAACGAAGAGGATATTGTCCGCCTGCGCGGCCTTGGCGATCCCCTGGACATGAAGGAAATCCGCGAGGTCTATCTTCCGCTGTCCCGCCTCCTGCACCTCTATGTGGAAGCTGCGGGCCAGTTGCACGCGGCCACCACCACCTTCCTGGGCGAACAGACCCAGCGCACCCCGTTCGTCATCGGCGTTGCCGGGTCGGTTGCCGTGGGCAAGTCAACCATTGCGCGCGTGCTGCGGGAGATGCTCCGGCGCTGGCCCGGTACACCCAATGTGGAGCTCATCACCACCGACGGCTTCCTGTATCCCCTGGCCGAGCTCAAGCGGCGGCAGTTGCTGGACCGGAAGGGTTTCCCGGAGTCCTATGACCGGCGGGCGCTGCTGCGGTTCGTGAGCGAGATCAAGGGCGGGGCCGAGGAAGTCCACGCACCCTGGTACTCGCATGTCACGTACGACATCGTTCCCGAAAAGGAAGTAGTGGTCCGCCGGCCAGACGTCCTCATTGTCGAAGGCCTGAACGTGCTGGCTCCGGCGCGCCCGAGGCATGACGGCCGGCAGGGGTTGGCGCTGAGCGACTTCTTCGACTTCTCCATCTATGTGGACGCCAAGACTTCCTATATCGAGGAGTGGTACGTGGACCGGTTCCGGAAGCTGCGGACCACGGCGTTCGCGCAGCCGGAGTCCTACTTCCACCGGTATGCCAGCCTGTCCGATGACGAGGCGGAGAGCACCGCCCGGGACATTTGGAAGCGGATCAACGAGCCCAACTTGGAGGAGAACGTCCTTCCCACCAGGGGCCGGGCCCAGCTGGTGCTCACCAAGGACTCCGACCACACCATCCGCCGGATGCTCCTCAGGAAGGTTTAG
- a CDS encoding M15 family metallopeptidase, which yields MCHNCAASAVTASRRSFARFLAVGAGLTVLTACTPGAPEAAAPSSAPPSSSPVPSPTAAGTPVAAPEAATVAGTPPEPSASPSPSAALPRQFSLTDPASPWVVVNKHRPLAPADYAPADLVSPAVGISASGESALLNSTTAAAAEAMFAAAARDGVVMVLASGYRSYATQVSTYNGYVAARGQADADTASARPGYSEHQTGWSFDIADGGGACAFQPCFAEQPAAVWAKANAHRFGFVVRYPWMFHETTGYYYEPWHLRYIGVEAATDMSARGIVTLEEYFGVGAAPGYP from the coding sequence GTGTGCCACAACTGCGCTGCGTCAGCCGTAACGGCCAGCCGCCGGAGCTTCGCCCGCTTCCTCGCCGTGGGGGCCGGGCTGACTGTACTCACCGCCTGCACGCCCGGCGCACCGGAGGCCGCGGCGCCGTCGTCGGCCCCGCCATCTTCTTCCCCGGTTCCGTCCCCGACGGCGGCGGGCACCCCGGTTGCCGCACCTGAGGCAGCGACGGTGGCCGGCACGCCGCCGGAACCTTCCGCATCCCCTTCACCGTCTGCGGCGCTCCCCCGCCAGTTTTCCCTGACGGATCCTGCCAGCCCGTGGGTAGTGGTCAACAAGCACCGGCCGCTGGCCCCCGCTGACTATGCGCCGGCGGACTTGGTGAGTCCCGCCGTCGGGATCTCCGCGTCCGGTGAGTCCGCGCTGCTGAACAGTACGACGGCGGCAGCGGCCGAGGCGATGTTCGCGGCTGCGGCGCGGGACGGCGTGGTAATGGTCCTGGCCAGCGGGTACCGCTCCTATGCCACGCAGGTGTCCACGTACAACGGGTATGTGGCCGCGCGCGGTCAGGCGGACGCAGACACCGCCAGCGCCCGGCCGGGCTACTCGGAGCATCAGACGGGATGGTCCTTCGATATTGCCGACGGCGGCGGAGCGTGCGCCTTCCAGCCGTGCTTCGCAGAGCAGCCCGCCGCCGTGTGGGCGAAAGCCAACGCCCACCGGTTCGGTTTCGTGGTGCGGTACCCGTGGATGTTCCATGAAACCACCGGGTACTACTACGAGCCGTGGCACCTGCGGTACATCGGCGTCGAGGCGGCCACGGACATGTCCGCACGCGGCATTGTCACGCTCGAGGAGTACTTTGGCGTGGGGGCGGCACCGGGGTACCCCTAA
- the mscL gene encoding large conductance mechanosensitive channel protein MscL codes for MLTGFKNFIMKGNVVDLAVAVVMGAAFGAVVTSIVEGLLTPLIGLLFQAKGIEEMQWEGFLYGRVISAIISFVLIAAAIYFVVVMPMNHMIERRNRRLGINPDVKEESAEDPQIALLTEIRDELRSRSS; via the coding sequence ATGTTGACCGGATTCAAGAATTTCATCATGAAGGGCAACGTCGTAGACCTTGCCGTCGCTGTCGTGATGGGTGCCGCTTTCGGCGCCGTCGTCACATCGATCGTTGAAGGGCTGCTCACACCGCTGATCGGCCTCCTGTTCCAGGCGAAGGGAATCGAGGAGATGCAGTGGGAGGGCTTCCTCTACGGACGCGTCATCTCCGCCATCATTTCGTTCGTGCTGATTGCCGCCGCCATCTACTTTGTTGTGGTCATGCCCATGAACCACATGATCGAGCGGCGCAACCGCCGTCTCGGCATCAACCCTGACGTCAAGGAAGAATCTGCAGAGGATCCGCAGATCGCCCTGCTCACCGAGATCCGCGACGAGCTGCGAAGCCGCTCGTCCTAG